A single genomic interval of Helianthus annuus cultivar XRQ/B chromosome 13, HanXRQr2.0-SUNRISE, whole genome shotgun sequence harbors:
- the LOC110899094 gene encoding uncharacterized protein LOC110899094: protein MAVRLFSIIILVLLIVVLKPVLMNEILDLNDGDGYGDDLLGRLFRQDYSPPAPPPPPPHPPSASCQDDLGGVGSLDTTCKVVSSLNLTRNIYVAGKGNFYVLPNVTVNCSFVAGCEFGVNVSGNFTLGENARISVGSFELVAMNVVFGNGSVVNTTGLAGDPPEQTSGTPYGLDGAGGGYGGRGAACLVDDEQLPDDVWGGDAYAWSSLAKPLNYGSKGGTTSKEVDYGGGGGGKITVMVNGSIEMNGLLLAEGGDGSPRGGGGSGGSIYIKAYKMTGSGKISACGGNGFGGGGGGRVATDVFSRHEDPKIFVHGGYSVGCPSNAGAAGTFYDAVPRSLIVDNLNMTTDTDTLLMEFPYQPLLTSVFIRNFAKAAVPLLWSRVQVQGQISLLDGGKLSFGLSHYPLSEFEVLAEELLMSNSIIKVYGALRMSVKMFLMWNSQLVVDGEGDRNVGTSVLEASNLIVLKESSTIHSNANLEVRGQGLLNLSGPGDCIEAQRLALSLFYGVNIGPGSVLRGPLENATADAWTPKLNCESPQCPEELLRPPDDCNVNASLSFTLQICRVEDILIEGLIKGSVVHFHRARTVTVPSTGTVSTSEMGCTGGVGRGQLLSNGIGSGGGYGGMGGHGCYNGTCIDGGFPYGDADLPCQLGSGGGNDSIADSTAGGGVLVIGSLEHPISSVSVDGSLIADGGSYGAKTASNPYDLYHVGGGSGGGSGGTILLFVNTLSVGESGVLSSDGGYGYPNGSGGGGGGRIHFHWSRITTGDVYQPVANVQGNISIGGGLGGNDGGDGENGTITGRSCPRGLYGIFCEECPLGTYKNVTGSDRSLCFECPADELPHRALYVPVRGGITETPCPYKCVSDRYHMPNCYTALEELIYTFGGPWLFGLLLLGLLILLALVLSVARMKFVGLDESPGSAPTQGSQMDHSFPFLESLNEVMETNRVEDSQGHVYRMYFMGLNTFSDPWHLPHTPPEQVKDIVYEGAFNRFVDEINALATYQWWEGSVYSILVFLAYPLAWSWQQWRRKMNLQRIREFVRSEYDHACLRSCRSRALYEGLKVAATSDLMLAYVDFFLGGDEKRSDLPPRLHQRFPLSLLFGGDGSYMAPFSLQSDNTITTLMNQAVPPTTWYRFVAGLNAQLRLVRQGRLRAMFRRVVTWLETYANPTLRIYGIRVDLACFEATGGEYCQYGLLVSSAGEPNYIRFENAGTTTQQVQHPSNDDFSRDDRASNSREFTSLIQHRNPEKNIIQKRSYGRILDLNSLQVFNEKRDIFFPFSFVIHNTKPVGHQDLVGLVISILLLGDFSLVLLTLLQLYSISFVDVLLVVFILPFGILLPFPAGINALFSQGPSRSAGLARIYALWNITSFVNVVVAFMCGYVHYCSHPNTKVPDFQPWNMDEGEWWIFPAALVLCKCVQSFLVNWHVANLEIQDRSLYSNDVVTFWRS from the exons ATGGCGGTGCGTTTGTTTTCGATTATCATACTGGTTTTGTTAATTGTTGTGTTGAAACCTGTGTTGATGAATGAGATATTGGATTTGAATGATGGAGATGGTTATGGTGATGACTTGTTAGGGAGGTTATTCCGGCAGGATTACTCTCCGCCGGCACCGCCTCCGCCGCCGCCGCATCCACCGTCAGCGTCGTGTCAGGATGACCTAGGTGGAGTCGGTTCGTTGGATACTACTTGTAAGGTTGTTTCTAGTTTGAATTTAACTCGGAATATATATGTAGCAGGGAAGGGGAATTTTTATGTTCTTCCTAATGTGACTGTGAATTGTTCGTTTGTTGCTGGTTGTGAATTCGGCGTAAATGTTAGTGGTAACTTTACTTTAGGTGAAAATGCGCGAATATCGGTAGGGTCTTTTGAGTTAGTGGCTATGAATGTGGTATTTGGGAATGGATCTGTTGTGAATACCACTGGTTTAGCGGGTGATCCACCAGAGCAAACTAGTGGGACACCTTATGGACTTGATGGTGCGGGTGGAGGGTATGGGGGAAGAGGTGCTGCGTGTTTGGTGGATGACGAGCAGCTTCCGGATGATGTTTGGGGTGGTGATGCGTATGCGTGGTCGAGCCTAGCAAAGCCGTTGAACTATGGGAGTAAAGGTGGGACTACCAGTAAGGAGGTGGATtatggaggaggtggtggtggaaaGATAACGGTGATGGTTAACGGTAGTATTGAGATGAATGGTCTTTTATTGGCTGAAGGCGGAGATGGGAGTCCGAGGGGCGGTGGTGGGTCCGGGGGCAGCATCTACATCAAGGCTTATAAGAT GACCGGAAGTGGGAAAATAAGTGCGTGTGGAGGTAATGGTTTCGGTGGTGGGGGCGGAGGAAGAGTTGCTACCGATGTGTTTAGCAGGCATGAAGACCCTAAGATCTTTGTCCATG GTGGTTATAGTGTTGGTTGTCCATCAAATGCGGGTGCTGCAGGAACTTTTTATGATGCCGTGCCCAGAAGCCTTATAGTCGATAATTTAAACATGACAACCGACACAGACACgcttcttatggaatttccataTCAGCCTCTTTTGACGAGTGTATTTATTCGAAATTTTGCTAAGGCTGCAGTTCCCTTACTTTGGAGCCGCGTTCAG GTACAAGGCCAAATTAGTCTCCTGGATGGAGGTAAATTGAGCTTTGGGCTGTCTCATTATCCTTTATCAGAATTTGAAGTACTTGCAGAAGAGCTGCTGATGAGTAATTCTATCATCAAG GTTTATGGGGCTCTGCGTATGTCTGTTAAAATGTTTTTGATGTGGAATTCGCAACTGGTTGTTGACGGTGAAGGTGATAGGAACGTGGGGACTTCTGTTCTTGAGGCAAGCAATCTTATTGTTCTCAAG GAGTCTTCAACAATACATTCTAATGCAAATCTCGAGGTTCGTGGGCAAGGTTTATTGAACTTGTCAGGGCCAGGTGACTGTATTGAAGCACAACGACTGGCTCTCTCACTGTTTTATGGTGTTAAT ATTGGTCCAGGTTCTGTTTTGCGTGGTCCTTTAGAAAATGCTACAGCTGATGCTTG GACACCTAAATTGAACTGTGAATCTCCACAATGTCCAGAAGAACTACTTCGTCCACCTGATGACTGCAATGTGAATGCTTCATTGTCCTTTACTCTTCAAATATGTCGTGTTGAAGATATCCTAATCGAAGGCCTTATAAAAGGATCTGTTGTGCATTTTCATAGGGCAAGGACTGTTACTGTTCCCTCTACGGGTACAGTCAGCACATCTGAGATGG GTTGCACAGGAGGTGTTGGTAGGGGCCAATTATTGAGCAACGGGATTGGCAGTGGGGGAGGTTATGGTGGTATGGGTGGACACGGCTGTTATAACGGGACATGCATTGATGGTGGTTTTCCGTATGGTGATGCTGATTTGCCATGTCAGCTAGGTAGTGGAGGCGGAAATGATAGCATTGCTGACTCAACTGCTGGTGGTGGTGTTTTAG TAATTGGTTCGTTGGAGCATCCAATATCAAGTGTGAGTGTTGATGGATCACTTATTGCTGATGGAGGAAGTTATGGAGCTAAGACTGCCAGCAATCCCTACGATTTATACCACGTGGGCGGCGGTTCTGGCGGTGGATCTGGTGGAACGATTCTTTTGTTTGTAAATACTCTGTCTGTTGGTGAATCTGGAGTTCTTTCAAGTGATGGAGGTTATGGTTATCCAAATGGgagtggcggtggaggcggtggacGAATTCATTTCCATTGGTCACGTATTACAACCGGGGATGTATATCAACCAGTAGCTAATGTCCAAGGGAATATATCAATTGG GGGAGGACTTGGTGGAAATGACGGTGGTGATGGAGAAAATGGAACCATCACTGGAAGGTCTTGTCCTAGAGGGCTTTACGGGATATTTTGTGAG GAATGCCCTCTTGGTACCTACAAAAATGTTACAGGATCCGACAGATCTCTATGTTTTGAGTGCCCCGCTGATGAGCTTCCTCATCGTGCTCTCTATGTTCCAGTTCGAG GGGGTATAACCGAGACACCTTGTCCTTACAAATGTGTTTCAGACCGATATCATATGCCAAATTGTTATACAGCACTTGAAGAGTTGATTTACACATTTGGCGGGCCTTGGTTATTCGGTCTACTTCTTTTGGGCCTTCTTATCCTGTTGGCCCTTGTGCTTAGCGTTGCAAGAATGAAATTTGTTGGGCTTGATGAGTCACCGGGCTCTGCTCCTACACAAGGATCTCAAATGGATCACTCTTTCCCTTTCTTGGAATCACTAAATGAG GTTATGGAAACTAACAGAGTTGAGGATTCACAAGGTCATGTTTATAGAATGTACTTTATGGGTCTAAATACTTTTAGTGATCCTTGGCATCTTCCTCATACACCTCCAGAGCAAGTGAAAGATATTGT ATATGAGGGGGCGTTTAATAGATTTGTGGATGAGATTAACGCTTTAGCCACTTATCAATGGTGGGAAGGATCAGTTTACAGCATTCTAGTTTTCCTTGCTTATCCTCTTGCATGGTCATGGCAACAATGGAGGCGAAAGATGAATTTACAAAGAATACGTGAATTTGTTAGATCCGAATATGATCATGCCTGCTTACGTTCTTGCCGTTCACGTGCTCTTTATGAAGGCCTTAAG GTAGCTGCAACATCTGATTTAATGCTAGCCTATGTGGACTTCTTTCTTGGTGGTGATGAAAAGAGAAGTGATCTTCCCCCTCGGCTTCACCAAAGATTCCCGTTGTCTTTGTTGTTTGGTGGTGACGGAAGTTACATGGCACCTTTCTCACTTCAAAGTGATAATACCATCACTACCCTCATGAATCAG GCTGTGCCTCCTACCACTTGGTATCGGTTTGTGGCTGGGTTGAATGCGCAATTGCGGTTGGTTAGACAGGGTCGCCTCAGAGCTATGTTTCGTAGGGTAGTCACATGGCTTGAAACTTATGCCAATCCTACTTTGAGGATTTATGGTATACGTGTGGATCTTGCTTGTTTTGAAGCTACAGGCGGTGAATATTGTCAATATGGACTACTTGTATCCTCTGCTGGTGAACCTAATTATATCCGTTTCGAGAATGCCGGTACAACTACTCAACAGGTGCAACACCCAAG TAATGACGATTTCTCGAGAGACGATCGAGCCAGCAATTCAAGAGAATTTACAAGCTTAATTCAACACAGAAACCCTGAAAAGAATATAATTCAAAAGAGGAGTTATGGTAGGATCTTAGATCTTAATAGCTTGCAAGTCTTCAACGAGAAGAGAGATATATTCTTTCCCTTCTCTTTCGTAATTCACAACACAAAACCCGTTGGCCATCAg GATCTTGTTGGGTTGGTGATCTCTATACTGCTGTTGGGagattttagtttagttttactTACACTTCTCCAACTATATTCAATTTCCTTTGTGGATGTGCTTCTTGTTGTCTTCATTTTGCCATTTGGTATATTGCTTCCGTTTCCGGCTGGGATTAATGCTTTGTTTAGTCAAGGACCCAGCCGTTCTGCTGGCCTTGCTCGTATATATGCCCTCTGGAACATAACATCCTTTGTTAATGTG GTGGTTGCGTTTATGTGTGGTTATGTTCATTACTGCAGTCATCCCAATACTAAAGTGCCGGACTTTCAGCCATGGAACAT GGATGAAGGTGAGTGGTGGATTTTCCCCGCTGCACTCGTTTTGTGTAAATGCGTCCAATCTTTCCTTGTGAACTGGCATGTTGCTAATTTGGAGATTCAAGATCGATCCTTGTATAGTAATGATGTTGTGACATTTTGGCGATCATGA
- the LOC110901554 gene encoding glutathione S-transferase T3-like, producing MDPFNNPDTPNTPSNNPNTPTNPTQPNVFSVPGYYPTLEPNQFSQFSSNAFASFQQSPNQFTQISQNQALQQMMMRGAWNFPPVQPQPIPTPPVQPQPIPTPPVQSEDDVEIVPETQPPKGKGKRNKGKQVAGDQASKPKAIKWTPIEEEALAKAFIGTSDNPVKGNNQPGDGFWSKVLTKFLAMMDQGPYRDIDSVSSKWRKLNSAINRFCEEYNKLYTSDRRSGWNDEDVFKMALQKYKQNHGSNFPHVRAWMVVKDDPKWAPIPNEVAMAKRQKTSETGSLSAGGSDARCHINLNDDADYDEDEYNVREPDRPPGRDKTKKERAKGKGKETVDPNMVEFMEHLKVYNDISAQKSKAKERAVQEKSRASDEKLKEKVRLSNEKLRISGEKIRLREWEIMMINVENEPEPRRSMLKKLQDDIMKKHQII from the exons ATGGATCCGTTCAACAACCCGGATACTCCCAACACTCCTTCGAACAACCCGAATACTCCCACCAATCCGACCCAACCAAATGTTTTTTCGGTTCCGGGATATTATCCAACGctagaaccgaaccaattctcCCAATTTTCATCGAACGCGTTTGCGTCATTCCAACAATCGCCCAACCAATTCACTCAAATCTCCCAAAATCAAGCTCTTCAACAAATGATGATGCGGGGTGCTTGGAACTTTCCACCCGTTCAACCTCAACCGATCCCCACACCCCCCGTTCAACCCCAACCGATCCCCACACCCCCCGTTCAATCCGAAGATGATGTGGAGATTGTGCCCGAAACCCAACCGCCTAAAGGGAAAGGAAAACGAAACAAAGGGAAACAAGTAGCGGGTGATCAAGCGTCGAAACCGAAGGCGATTAAATGGACCCCAATCGAAGAAGAAGCCTTAGCCAAGGCTTTCATTGGCACTTCCGACAACCCGGTAAAAG gtAATAACCAACCGGGTGACGGGTTTTGGTCCAAGGTATTGACCAAGTTTCTCGCCATGATGGACCAAGGCCCGTATAGAGATATCGACTCGGTTTCCTCGAAGTGGCGAAAATTGAACTCGGCCATTAATCGGTTTTGCGAGGAGTATAACAAATTATATACAAGTGACCGTCGTAGCGGGTGGAACGACGAGGATGTGTTCAAAATGGCATTGCAAAAGTATAAGCAAAATCATGGTTCCAACTTTCCTCACGTTCGCGCGTGGATGGTTGTAAAAGACGACCCAAAATGGGCGCCCATTCCTAACGAGGTGGCGATggcgaaacgccaaaaaacatcgGAAACGGGTAGTTTAAGCGCCGGTGGGTCGgacgcgaggtgtcacattaACTTAAATGATGACGCCGACTATGACGAAGACGAGTATAACGTACGTGAACCCGACCGTCCACCGGGCCGAGACAAAACAAAAAAGGAGCGGGCCAAGGGAAAAGGAAAGGAAACGGTGGACCCGAACATGGTTGAGTTTATGGAACACCTAAAAGTGTACAACGACATCTCGGCCCAAAAGTCGAAGGCGAAGGAGCGGGCCGTCCAAGAAAAAAGTCGTGCATCGGACgagaagttaaaagaaaaggtCCGATTGTCGAATGAGAAACTCCGAATCTCCGGTGAAAAAATTCGGCTTAGGGAATGGGAAATAATGATGATTAATGTCGAGAACGAACCCGAGCCgagacgttcgatgttgaaaaaactaCAAGACGACATCATGAAAAAGCATCAAATTATTtaa